A single window of Oncorhynchus clarkii lewisi isolate Uvic-CL-2024 chromosome 10, UVic_Ocla_1.0, whole genome shotgun sequence DNA harbors:
- the LOC139419000 gene encoding heart- and neural crest derivatives-expressed protein 2-like: MSLVGGFPHHPVMHHDGYSFAAAASRCHEENPYFHGWLISHPEMSPPDYSMAPSYSPEYSTGGPALDHAHYGGGIPGAGVAGIGMGPRPVKRRPTANRKERRRTQSINSAFSELRDCIPNVPADTKLSKIKTLRLATSYIAYLMDILDKDEQNGDAEAFKADFKKTEAKEERRKKEVNDVLKNTASSNDKKTKGRTGWPQHVWALELKQ; encoded by the exons ATGAGTTTAGTTGGTGGATTCCCTCACCATCCGGTGATGCATCATGACGGCTACTCCTTCGCTGCAGCAGCAAGCCGCTGCCACGAAGAGAACCCCTACTTCCACGGTTGGCTGATAAGCCACCCGGAGATGTCTCCCCCAGACTACAGTATGGCACCCTCGTACAGCCCCGAATACTCTACCGGGGGCCCGGCGTTAGACCACGCACACTACGGAGGTGGTATCCCCGGGGCTGGCGTCGCTGGGATCGGGATGGGACCTCGGCCGGTGAAACGGAGACCTACGGCAAACCGAAAGGAGAGGCGCAGGACTCAGAGCATCAACAGCGCCTTCTCCGAGCTCAGGGATTGCATTCCTAATGTTCCTGCGGATACTAAACTGTCCAAAATAAAGACCCTCAGGTTGGCTACCAGTTATATCGCCTACCTCATGGACATTCTGGACAAGGACGAGCAGAACGGCGACGCAGAGGCCTTCAAAGCGGACTTCAAAAAGACAGAagcaaaggaggagaggagaaagaaagaagtg AATGACGTTTTGAAAAACACAGCGAGCAGCAATGACAAGAAAACCAAAGGGAGGACTGGTTGGCCGCAGCATGTCTGGGCTTTGGAACTCAAACAGTGA